The region AGATTTAAAAAGTGGTGTAAAAGAGGCCCAATTCTCAATGACTGGAGCAATTAGAAATGAGTGTCAGGACCATTAGTGTAAAAACCAGCATGTAGTGGAGCTGGGTCGTCTGCAGAAATAACTGCAGCTGTCGGTTCCACTGCTACTACGAAACTTTCATCACAGAAACAGCAGGTGGCGCCAATGtcctattttatgtttttgcatcTGATCCGTTTCCGTCAGACTTTCTACAATCCTGggaataaaacaaagtccagcTGCTGGGACTCTGTGAACATCTGAAGGTTGCTGGAAGGAGAACATTTCTCCAAGAGCCTAAAAGCTGCAGCTGCTTCCATAGGGATCATTAAAAATGTTCTGACTGAAGACCAGAAACGAGGAAATCTGCAGACTGGAACTGGATGACCGATCTGAGCAGGATTGTTCTGGGTCAACCCAAACTAAAGACGGCAGTGTTGTAAAGACACGGCTGCCCCCTGCTGGAGGCAGGAAACATTGCTTGTATTTACAAAGGTTTTAAAGTGGAAGCTCCACATCTGATGCTCAGTCCAACACAAACTGAAACCTGAAGCTCAAACCAAGTCCAACCTTCATCTCTGTGCAATTCAACGGGTCAGAACCAACAGGTGGATTAATTGGGAACCTCCATGGAGGAGACGCCACTGATCCACTTGTTGGTTCTGCAACACGACTCGTTCAGGTTCCTGATGATGCCACGACTTCTGTGCACCTCTGGGATTTTGCTCCGAAGAGACTCAAAGGACCGAATCTGTCCTTTGGTTCTGATGAAAGGTCATCTACGCTTTTCCATCCGATTAATTGAGGTCGAGTTGAAGAAGGTCTCCCCTCCCTGAGAGGTAGTCGTCATCCTGCCTCTGGTGTTGGCTCAAGCAGCCTGGACCATCTCAGAGCAGCTAGGATCTCCATGATGCTTCTCAGAGCTCCACGTGAAGAGCTGTTAGATCTCTGTGGTGTTCCTCAGAGCCCTGTGGGTTTTCGTGGTGGCAAGGAGCTTATTGTCTTCTTTAGAGCAGGTTGGATCTCTGTGGTGTTCCTCACAGTTCAGGGGTATTTTCTCGCATCAGTTTGGACCTCCTTGGACCACTCTGAAAGAACTGGGTTATTCCTTGGAGCAGCTCAGAGGTCACTGGTGTTCCTCAGCACACCTTGGAGCTCTATGGTGTTCCTCAGAGCTCCATGGTATTCTGTGGACCGTCTTTAAGTCCCATGGTGCTTCTCAGAACTCCATAGTCTTCTTCAGAGTAGCTTGGAGCTCCATGGTGTTCCTCACAGCTCTTTGATGGTCCCCTGGTTAGTTTTCATCGGAGAAGCAGGATGAAGCTTGACGATCAGATAAGAGGAGAACTGGGATGGTTTCAGGAGAAGGAGAGGTTTGATCCGTTGGAGATGTGGGAGGTGACAGATGTGCTCCTGCTGAGCCCACCGTCGCTCCCGCCGCTCCCCGCCGGGCCTCCAGAGGCTGTCCTCCTCAGTGGCTGGGGGCTGTTCCTGAGGGCCATGCCAGGGCCCCTGACGCTCAGGCCCCCGACCCCGTATCCGCCTtgtgaggatgaggaggaggatgcAGAGGATGCAGGAGAGGAGCAGGAGAAGGAGATGGGAGGAGGCGGTGCAGGAGGCAGGACGGCCAGGGACTGGGAAGAGGAATGGTAGGAGAGCTGCTGGAGGCCTCGGGAATGATGGGAGTAGtgaccccctcctcctcctcctcctcctcctcctcctcctcctcctgctcctccaggCCACTCCCGGGCCCGCTCGCGCTCCCTGGTGTCTCGGTCGTCACGGTACAGCTGCGGCGTGCTCTGGTGGTGCTGgtaaagctgctgctgctgttgatgatgatgatgatgatgatggtggtggGATGAAGACGAGGAGGGGGCGTGGCCACGGCCGCTCTTACTTAGCTCGCTGTCCCTGATGAGGCCGTGGGCCGAGGCCATCGACTCGGTCCGACTGAAGCTACCACCGTGGTTCTGACTGCGCCAGGACGGGGTGGCCAGCGAGTTCTGCACGCTGTGGCTCCAGTGGCTGCCTGAGCGCGGGACGGGACGGGAAGGCCAGCCGCCGGAGCCCGAGGACGGGCTGGGTGTCGGGTAGCCCTGGTTGAAGGCTTCGGCTGAGATTCCGGTCAGCGCCATGTTGCTGAAGCCCAGTCGCATGCTCTCCGAGTCGAAGGCCTCGATCTCATGGGCCTGACGCTCCAACAGGGTCCGGATGCGCTCGGAGCGCTCGTTTTGCAGAGAAATCATCTCTTCCTCGATCTGATGGAGACAAAACATGCAGCGTTAGTGATCAACTGGGATCTGTACCTGAAACCGCGTTCTTCCCAGTTTCAGCTGGGTCGGGTTGAAGGGACGGTATCGGGCCGTACCCTCTGCTCCAGCAGCGCTCGGCGGATCGACACCCtctgctccagctccttcacCTCCCGCTCGTGCTGGCTGTCCGTGTGGATCTTGATCTTGCTCTGGTAGGCGTTGAGCAGCTCCAgctcctgctgcagctgcatcCGGAGCCCCTGGTGTTCCGCCTCCTGCGTCTCATCCAGCCGGAGCTGCAGGAACAAACATGTCATCAAGATTTTTACTGGGCTTACTGGGAAAGGCTGGCAGTATTCTGACTGTATCCCAGTGGGTCCTTGCCTTGCTCACAGCCTGCGTGGACAGCATGTCGTTGACGGAGTGGTCGTACTGCTCGGCCAGGATGGCCAGCTTCCTGGTCTGCTCGTCTTTGAGCCGTTTCAGCACCACTTTGTGTTCAGACTTGGGAGTGGTCTCCAGCAGGTGGTTCCTCAGAGCTTTGTACTGCCGAGTCTGGATCTTGCAGGTCTCCTGGAACTGCCTTTTTATCTGCCCCTCTTTGGACTGAAACAACCAGACAGACATTATTGTCTCCTACCTTCATCAGATGGGATGAAGTTGAGGAGAATTTGGATTCATTCCCTCACAGCTGAATGAGAAACCAGACAACTTTTCCAGGATACCTTGAGGCTCTTGGGCTGCTGCCGGACCTCCACGGTGTGTTTCTGTCGGAGCTCTTCTTCACGCCGCTTGTTGTACTCCATCTGGTTGGTGAGCTCAGTCTGGTGCTGTGTCCGGATCAGCTCGGCTCGAGTTCTCTGGACCGTGCTGAGCTGCCGGAACTCCAGCTCCTGGGTGGACTCGTGGTGTCGGAGCAGCATGGCACATTCCAGGTCCTTCTGGATCTGCTTCTTGTTCAGCTCCTGACAGACAGAGACAACAAGAAGGTTACCGTTGAGGTTTTGGACAACGGGGAATGTTTTGGGATCCGTTTGGGAAGGAGCCGGTACCTCTCGGAGCAGGTCCTGCTCCAGGTTGTGTCGGGCCAGCAGCATCTTCCTCTTGTACTGACGACACTGCAGGTCGTAGTACTGCCTCTGCCTCCGCAGCAGGTTGGCCTCCTCCTCCGCCATCATCTGCTGCATGCACTCCTTCTGATGGATCAACCACTCCTGCTTCTCTCTCTTGGGGGTCGACTGGTTCTCGCTGAGTTCCTGTTCCAAGCATAGGAAGGAGGAACATCTCAGATGCTGGTTCAGAACAACGATGAGAGAACTGTGCTCCAGATCCGTGTCAGCCCGTACCTCTTTAAGCAGCTCCTTGCGGTGACGATACTGACGCTTCTGGGAGTCCAGTAAACAGTTGAGCTCCTTCTTCTGCTGGCCCAGGATCTGTTGCTGGAACTTCTTCTCCTCTGCCAGAGCTGCTTTAATCTGCGGAACACATAGAGAAGAAACATCTCATACAACAGCATGAACCCAGAAACAGAAAGGTGGCTGGTGTGGAGCTGAATGATGACCTCTTTCTCCAGGATGGCCTGGTTCTTCCGGGCCAGCTTGTCCAACTCTGCAGAGAAGTTGGTCCTCTGGCTCTCCAGCTCCTTGTCCAGCTTCAGCTGATGCTCGTCCATCTCTGCCTTCAGCTTGTTCTCCAGGCCCATTAGCTGTTTCTGGTGCAGCTGCCTCATCCGTTTGTAGCCGGACATCTGATCCCGGAGCGCCGAGCCCTGCTCGTGTTCCTGGATCTGACGGGTCACCTAGAAGAGGTCAGCAGGTTGATTCAGAGGAAGAAACCCGACAGAACAACTCGTCACCGTACGATGGAAATAGAACTTCTTGCTTCAATCATCCCATCAGAATCCACGGTACCGAGATCCAAGACAAGGTTCAGCAGCTTTTTACTGAACTGGAAACAACAACGTATGTTCCTCATTCATATACAAACCGGGCTGCAGAACCATAGTTCTGGATTGTTCCAGCAGCTTCTCCAACATGTCGGACCTTCTTAATATTCTCCATAGATCTGGTAAAGGTCCATTCCACAGCGTTCTGTCACCTGGACCGACATGGACCTGGTCCTGTGTAACTCGGATCAGTCAAGTCTGACCCGGAATGTCCCGTCTTTGAGCTCCAATTTATTTAagccttaaaaatatatatatttggcaTCTAAACCCGACCCGGTTAGAAAACCACAGGACCGGTTCTTGATCCTGATCTTAGTTTATTTCTACAGAACTGTTCAGATAAAATCCCAGCATGCatcacaaagacaaaataaacaaaaccaactaaatgGTCCAAATAattcagaacaaaacaaaaatcccatCACAGCAGGTTTGGATTTAAACGGGTCCAGACCCCGAAGACCACAGAGAAACAGGGGAAGCTCGGCCCACTCCAGTACGCCTTCATATTGACGTGTTACAGAACCAAACCTGGCCCACTTCTCTTTGGGGACCAGTCTGGATTGGTTGTGGTTTAATCCTAGAATCTTAAACGGGTCCACTCGGACAGACGAGTCCGAGTGGACCCTGATTCAATCAGAGCAGGTCATCAGGAAACGGCAGCAGAATCACTGCACCTGTTTCTGATCCTTCACTCCAGAACCAACATCATCAGGAACAGAACCTTTGACCTCAGCTGTGCTCCGTTCTGCTAGAACTTACCAAAGAGGCGGTGCGGATGGTGGCGAAGTGGTCCCGGTTACGGTAGAAGGCTCGACGGCGCCCGGCGGAGGGGGCCTGGGGCTGATCCATCTCTGGCTGATACGGATCGTCGTAGATGTTGTCCTGACCCTGCAGAGGATGGAGAAGGTTAGATTGTCACAGATCCCACACAGAACTGAGCCCAGGGTTGGTTCTGACCGGGTCCCTATACAGAACTGGGACCAGGACTCTTAGTGAACTGGTGCTCCAGCTTACTGTGGGGCGGTGGATGATGGAGCTGTTGGACGTCACCGTGTTCTCCCCCTCCTGCATGATGGCCATCTCACTGCTGCTGTCATCAGAACCGTCGGCCAGGCTGTTGACCGAGCTGCTCTGGGAACTGGCCGAGATGGACATACTGGGTACGGACTGGGAGCTCTCCATGCTGTTAACGGTACCGGTCTGCAGCAGGTACTGCTCCACCTCCTGACAAACACACATCATGTTTAATGATCTCAGAAGGTTTTTATTTCCTTCACAGATCAAGCTTCATTTCCAGGTTCCTCGGTTCCTGCGGCATCTAAAAGCAGAGCAGCTTCATGTCACAGTGAGAAGGGTCTTCATTATCATATCTACATACATCTACACTCAGTTCCATTCATGTCCAAATGATTCACAGCTACACAAACTGAACCAAGAAGCAGCTGAGCTCTAAAGAACAACTCTGGAAGACCTTTAGGAAACCCGAAGAACCTGAAgagctaaaagaaaaaagaaagttcaGGATGGTTCCTCCTGACAGGTCAGAAGATAACACCTGGCCTAAGGTCTCATTCTCAAACCGTCGACCTTCAGGCTGTGGTCCCACAGATAACTCAGAGGTCCACCATCACACGCTACAGCTGGCCGACTAACATCTGAAACATGGAACTGTCTGCAGCCCTAACCTGAACGTTTGCCATCATCTTCCTGGAAAGCTGTGAAAATGTTTCTACCGGTCTAGATGTTTCCAGCTCCTGGCTTTTTTGGTGCCCTAGACATGTGGACAGATGTGTCTCCAGACAGCTTTCAAGATGCAAACTATAAACCATAATGGGCCCGGCCCGACATGGAGCAAAAGGACATTTCATTTGGACCTTCACAGAGCAAATACAGTCCAACAACCATCCAGCAGGTGAGCTCACATGAAGATGTTCTAACATCAGCTCACAGCTGGTTCCAGTGGAAAACACTCTGATTCAAAGCCTCCAGATGTTCAGCAGGAGAACCTGCCTGCTAACGTTATGGAGCTCAACTGAAGGTTAGAGCTTGGTGTTCACTCTGAACAGAAAAACCAACAGTCAAATCATCTCACCATTGCTTCACCTACTCCGTTTGGATCAGCTGATTGTGGTTCATGGGTCAGGAGGTCCAGTTTACAGTACAGAACTGATTGATGCTGGTGGAAGGTCCATCAGAACGAGGagtttttctttgaaatgtAGCATGTGGTCAACACACGCCGGTCAGAGCTGCACATCATCACTTATTTATTTCACCTTCAtatttgtttggtttatttttgacATTATTTTGGGAAGCAGCGGCACCCTTCCAGCAGATGGCGCCCTAGGTGACTGAAACCATCAGATCTGAAATGAATCCTGTTGCTGAACTGAACCCATGAGTGCGTTCTTCACTGCAGAGCTTCTAGATTTATCTCCAAGCATCTCTGAGCAACTTCTCTGATCTCTGAAGAGTTCCAAAAATCCATTCATCAGATTTCTTCTGCTTATCTGAGGTTAAGTTGCAGAGCCAGAAGCTCCAAGAAGGAACTCAGACATCCCTCTGTCCAGGGACGGACTGGGAAGAGTTCCTGACCAACTGGCCCACCTTCAGCTGCAGGGTGAAGTTTTAATGAAACATAAAGGCCTATAAGTATATATACGGACACAGTTAAAGAGCCAACGGGATGATTTTATCCTCCGCTGGCCAAAATGATaataaatgtgtacatatttagtCTATAAGATAAACGATAACCAAGCCACAAAGTTTCTTGACTTTTAACGAAATAATTTCTAACTGGAAGAAGATCAGAAAGCTGCTGTATCGGAACATCTACACTGATCACTATGAGTAACCTCTTTCTGCTCCACCATCTTTGATCTTCTCACTTTGCAGCATCTTTAGGACAAAATAATGTCCTCAACAAAAGTACAGTTACTTGGataaacttttactttttacaccAGTAAAGTAACCAGTGTAAAAAAGTACCTCATTGAAATGTTACTTGAAGTAAAAGTTACTTCTAGAAGCAGAAGAAAGTTCCCCTCATGCATTTCATGAAGGAAAAGTGGAGATATCggtctaaaacatttataacatttataaataaaaccgcagcacaaaaataaaacatgtcaacATCTGATATTATGAATATTTAGGAGGTGTTATagtaaacatcattttcttctgTCAGCTGTTGGGTTTTGGATTCTCTGCAGCTGATCATCTCCTCCATCTCAGCATCCTTCACTACATCTATGAAGCTTCTCTATGGTTCTGCTCTTGTCCAGAACCAGGCGGTTCTGATTTCCATTCCATCCTTTGTCCAACAtcataatagtttttaataCGTGACTCCAAACTAAGTTCCTGATCCTGTTTTCAGCTTTAGTCAGTAATTCTAACCACAAGTAGCAGAAAACACTGATATTATTGACATTCAttgtaaaaatctaatttagCGTGTTTCCATGGTCACAGTGTTGAACATAAACCAGATACTGTCCACTTATATGATGAACTGCCTCCATGCTGGGATCTGATTACAAACCCTAATCTTACTAATCTCATTTTTATTGGTACTCAGTAATAGACGGGACTTAAAATATAACTGAGTAAAAAGTTGAGCTTTTCTAAACTACTTTAAAAAGTGTAAATTACAGACAGATCGTACTTAATTAAAGTAACGCAACTAAATGTAATTCGTTACTTTCCACCCCGCTGGCTTGAGTTCATCTAGTCCAagtcagaaatgttttaatttgttgcTGCTCACGGTGAGCCGGTTCTGTGGCGCTCCTTCATGTTTCCAGGTCCACTCTGCAGCCGCGAGCTGAGCTGATCTTCTGACTGGAGGGAGGGGAGATAGAGGAGGCATCGTGGTGTGCTGGCCGAATGAAGCTGACCCCCCACCCTCATGAAACATTCAGGCCGATCAGCTGAGCACTTAGTGCTGCtctggtttctgagatattaccTTTAATTTCAGACAATCACATGACTTCATCTGAATTATGGCTGAGGTCTTTAGCAGACACCAACACCACCGTCTGTGGCCATGGCTGCAGCCAGGGTTGCCAGATCTGACAGTTTCCAGCCCAAACACGTTAGATCCGTCCACCTCAATGAAACCCAGCCCTCTTCAACCTAAAGAATCTTTCATATGGGTGGGGGGTGAGCTCCACTCAGCTGAGCGTCCTGCGTGCCTACGGGGCCGAGCGCGACAGCAGCTCTACGTCCTGAACCCACGAACCCACTGGTGGTCCTGGAAGCCAGTCCACCCCCCATGCCTCTGTCCAACAAAAAGGTGTTCTGAACTTAAAATGTCATTGTATAAGAATTACTGTTTATGAATGGACTTtataataatcaaaatgaaaaCGTCATATTTATATCTGAaatgattattttatgtttttaaattaataaaccGCAGCCTGGGTTAATGGAGTCTTCTTCAACGGCAACAGATTTTCATCCTATCAGAAATCATGCAGCTCTGTTGCTAGGCAGACACAGGACAGCCTCAGCTTGGTGATTGGTACATCTCTCTGGAATTTTAGAGGTGTTGGAAATTCAACCAATCATATCATTTCTGAAAGTGGGTGGATCTTCCACCCACCAATCAGAGTGCTCCAAGCTGAGGCTGAATAGATAGGGTCTAACAGCAGCCCAGAGGTGTTGGCTGCATCGGGACTAATGTTACATTTGAACACAAAGCTGCACGATATAAATAAACCGAGCAAAGAAGTGAATTTGGGATGGAGAAAACGGGCT is a window of Girardinichthys multiradiatus isolate DD_20200921_A chromosome Y, DD_fGirMul_XY1, whole genome shotgun sequence DNA encoding:
- the LOC124863905 gene encoding serine/threonine-protein kinase TAO2-like isoform X2 gives rise to the protein MSYSGKQTNEKWQDIIKEVKFLQKLRHPNTIEYLGCYLKEHTAWLVMEYCLGSASDLLEVHKKPLQEVEIAAITHGALQGLAYLHSHNMIHRDVKAGNILLTEPGQVKLGDFGSASIVSPANSFVGTPYWMAPEVILAMDEGQYDGKVDVWSLGITCIELAERKPPLFNMNAMSALYQIAQNESPILQSNHWSDSFRSFVDSCLQKIPQDRPTSDVLLNHRFLCRERPLTVIMDLIARTKDAVRELDNLQYRKMKKILFQETQQNGPVSEGGEDEEEVEQYLLQTGTVNSMESSQSVPSMSISASSQSSSVNSLADGSDDSSSEMAIMQEGENTVTSNSSIIHRPTGQDNIYDDPYQPEMDQPQAPSAGRRRAFYRNRDHFATIRTASLVTRQIQEHEQGSALRDQMSGYKRMRQLHQKQLMGLENKLKAEMDEHQLKLDKELESQRTNFSAELDKLARKNQAILEKEIKAALAEEKKFQQQILGQQKKELNCLLDSQKRQYRHRKELLKEELSENQSTPKREKQEWLIHQKECMQQMMAEEEANLLRRQRQYYDLQCRQYKRKMLLARHNLEQDLLREELNKKQIQKDLECAMLLRHHESTQELEFRQLSTVQRTRAELIRTQHQTELTNQMEYNKRREEELRQKHTVEVRQQPKSLKSKEGQIKRQFQETCKIQTRQYKALRNHLLETTPKSEHKVVLKRLKDEQTRKLAILAEQYDHSVNDMLSTQAVSKLRLDETQEAEHQGLRMQLQQELELLNAYQSKIKIHTDSQHEREVKELEQRVSIRRALLEQRIEEEMISLQNERSERIRTLLERQAHEIEAFDSESMRLGFSNMALTGISAEAFNQGYPTPSPSSGSGGWPSRPVPRSGSHWSHSVQNSLATPSWRSQNHGGSFSRTESMASAHGLIRDSELSKSGRGHAPSSSSSHHHHHHHHHQQQQQLYQHHQSTPQLYRDDRDTRERERAREWPGGAGGGGGGGGGGGGGGHYSHHSRGLQQLSYHSSSQSLAVLPPAPPPPISFSCSSPASSASSSSSSQGGYGVGGLSVRGPGMALRNSPQPLRRTASGGPAGSGGSDGGLSRSTSVTSHISNGSNLSFS
- the LOC124863905 gene encoding serine/threonine-protein kinase TAO2-like isoform X1, whose product is MPSNARAGNLKDPDVAELFCKDDPEKLFADLREIGHGSFGAVYFARDVRNNEVVAIKKMSYSGKQTNEKWQDIIKEVKFLQKLRHPNTIEYLGCYLKEHTAWLVMEYCLGSASDLLEVHKKPLQEVEIAAITHGALQGLAYLHSHNMIHRDVKAGNILLTEPGQVKLGDFGSASIVSPANSFVGTPYWMAPEVILAMDEGQYDGKVDVWSLGITCIELAERKPPLFNMNAMSALYQIAQNESPILQSNHWSDSFRSFVDSCLQKIPQDRPTSDVLLNHRFLCRERPLTVIMDLIARTKDAVRELDNLQYRKMKKILFQETQQNGPVSEGGEDEEEVEQYLLQTGTVNSMESSQSVPSMSISASSQSSSVNSLADGSDDSSSEMAIMQEGENTVTSNSSIIHRPTGQDNIYDDPYQPEMDQPQAPSAGRRRAFYRNRDHFATIRTASLVTRQIQEHEQGSALRDQMSGYKRMRQLHQKQLMGLENKLKAEMDEHQLKLDKELESQRTNFSAELDKLARKNQAILEKEIKAALAEEKKFQQQILGQQKKELNCLLDSQKRQYRHRKELLKEELSENQSTPKREKQEWLIHQKECMQQMMAEEEANLLRRQRQYYDLQCRQYKRKMLLARHNLEQDLLREELNKKQIQKDLECAMLLRHHESTQELEFRQLSTVQRTRAELIRTQHQTELTNQMEYNKRREEELRQKHTVEVRQQPKSLKSKEGQIKRQFQETCKIQTRQYKALRNHLLETTPKSEHKVVLKRLKDEQTRKLAILAEQYDHSVNDMLSTQAVSKLRLDETQEAEHQGLRMQLQQELELLNAYQSKIKIHTDSQHEREVKELEQRVSIRRALLEQRIEEEMISLQNERSERIRTLLERQAHEIEAFDSESMRLGFSNMALTGISAEAFNQGYPTPSPSSGSGGWPSRPVPRSGSHWSHSVQNSLATPSWRSQNHGGSFSRTESMASAHGLIRDSELSKSGRGHAPSSSSSHHHHHHHHHQQQQQLYQHHQSTPQLYRDDRDTRERERAREWPGGAGGGGGGGGGGGGGGHYSHHSRGLQQLSYHSSSQSLAVLPPAPPPPISFSCSSPASSASSSSSSQGGYGVGGLSVRGPGMALRNSPQPLRRTASGGPAGSGGSDGGLSRSTSVTSHISNGSNLSFS